In Diorhabda sublineata isolate icDioSubl1.1 chromosome 2, icDioSubl1.1, whole genome shotgun sequence, the sequence GAACATAACCTATGTTTTGTTCTCTGGAACTGTCCACCCTCGTAATTAAACTGTCAAGTTTTAAGGCAAACTTTCGCCACGTATTTTCAGCCTTGATATATTAATACCAATCAAAGCTAATATATAATGTCagatataacaaatttcaataaaaaatgatatgggatattatttaaacataaaattcaattcaattaactACGGGATTTTAAAACTGTGAGAGAAATTATCGTTATAAGTAAAGAAATGAAGTTAGGAACTTGAAATTAAAGATTGATTTCTCAAGATGCCATCAAAATACtatttggcaacactgcaaaAAGTGAACTTATGACGCTACtttaaaaaagtgtatttaCAGTTTATTACGTTTTTATATGGATTTTTTATACTTAGTATTCCTATgcaatatataaatcaaattaatcaaCCTCCTATTGTTAATAATCTGTGATTAAATCTGTTACGGATTCGAAAATCCCGCTCCCTCATTGTGTTATGGCTGCTGGTAAGTTGTTTCGTTTTTCGACAACAGTGTGACCCCGATGAGGGGCTATGTGAATTTTTCTTGTGCAAAACAATCGCAATATCTAGAATTATGGAAGGTAActatgtattattattaaattgtattaattagTAGGCGGTGagtgatttgaaaaatattttattctacaGTTTTTTCAACCACCATGCACTCTGTCAGAAATCAAGCCTAtagtttttctttgataattcgcctataattattataaactttttaattagttgtttgaatttaaattcCTCGTCTATTTGTGCAAGAAATTGCCTATCCACCTAAAATTgtatagttttaataattacgtttatatttattcaatcaaCGCATAACCCTACTCGGCGTAATTTGTGATCTTTCTAAGTATGTGAATTACGTAGTGTCTAAGGCTCGTATATCGATTTAGAGTCTGTATAAGATCTATTAAgtaatctaaataaaaattaaagtactaCATTAACTAGGTATGGAGTTAGCACATATCTCCTTTTATAGATACTTGTTTgacatcaaaaattaataaacaaccGTATTTTTTCGGTTTTCTCAATTTATTGATAGTTTTAGTTGATTTAAGTAGTTAATAGAATGTTTTCAAATAGATAAGCAAATTTGCATTGAGTGAATTTGTTAGTTTTGTATCACAATTTGTTTACGTTGATGTTACCATAATTAATTGATGTTAAGGACAGTGGCATTCCCTAATCTCATTTCTGGGTTGAGGAAAAGAAGAGACTCCAACAGGATTATAGTAGtacaaagtaaaaattttattcatcttGTTAAATAGATTATAAATTGATTGTGCAATCTTTTGCGTTTTGATCCATTGCAATCAAAATTAAAAgacagaaaaattattatagactGTTTTGCATCagtcttttgataaaaaaatgaaatatattccaaggaaataaataatttatctaaaatCAGTATCTAaagtaattcaaataattgtcaaactcaaaaaatatgaattttggaTAATGGTGtgtctttttttgtaataaaacattaaatagTTCAAAGGCAGATATTGAAGGAGGTTGCGGATGGTGTAAAagaattaaaagtaaaaatgaCAGAACTCTATGGAGAAGGATTGTGCTACAAGATATGAACCTACTAAACTTGTAGCATTTTCGATATATATCTTTCCTTTGAAAGACATTCATTTGATAATAGTTTGATATTTAAGTTTCTTTAAAGAAtgtattttccataataatGATACAATTTATCTTATAAGATGTCAACacatttgttaaattaaatttatagatTGAAGTTGATATATTTCTCATGTCTCGAATAAAAAAGAATCACTTTTTTTGAGAACCCtgtaatattattatatgaCAACTTCCTGTAACACACAAAAACCTactttcatttcaaaaacttgaaatacAAGGAACATATGATAAGCCTGAAATTTGTGgatgtttcatttattattatgaattatttatcaaGAATTTGACATTTATATTACTTTGATAAAAGCTATAAAATATGTTGCACAACTTTATCTtgttataatttgtttgattatgAGTTGTTTGAGCTTTTGTAAGTGATGACGGATATAGTGGAAGTATGCAAcacaaaaattaagttttcaaaataagtttttgtttattgttgtgAGAATATGCTTAAAATGATTTTAACAGTTAATATCAGTTTCATTTGCACTTCTTCTAATTTAGTTAGCTTGTTCAAACTTAAATACTTGAATCATAAAATAACTTCCCTTTTTCTTGTCTATTAttgaatataatcaatttttgtttctcttCTTAGGTAATGGTGAAGTTCAATGGTGTTTCTCTCAAGTGAAGGGAACTTTAGATGATGATGTAACAGAAGCTGATATAATATCATGCGTGGAATTCAACCACGACGGAGAACTCCTCGCCACTGGCGACAAGGGAGGCAGAGTAGTTATTTTCCAACGTGACCCTGTATCAAAAACAGTTCTTCCAAAACGTGGAGAATACAATGTCTATTCCACGTTTCAGTCGCACGAACcagaatttgattatttaaaaagtttagaaatagaagaaaaaataaataagataaggTGGTTGAGGCGTAAAAATCCAGCTCATTTTTTGTTATCTACCAATGACAAAACCATTAAATTATGGAAAGTTTCAGAAAGGGATAAAAGAGTTGAAGGGTGAGTTATTTCTGGGCATTTCTAATTTGAGAATTGGTTCAATAAAGGTTTTAATGCTATGTTTCCCCCTTTAACATTTAGATAATAAGTATAGAAATCATTTGGACTTTTTAGGTATAATACTAAATCAGAAAATGGTAGCCTAGTCGATCCTACTAGCGTTAGTTCCTTAAGAGTACCTATTATTAAGCCCATGGAGTTGATGGTGGAGGCTTCACCAAGGCGTATATTTGCAAACGCACACACATACCATATAAATTCAATATCTGTGAATTCGGATCAAGAAACATATTTATCAGCAGACGATTTAAGAATCAATTTATGGCATCTTGAAATAACGGATCAAAGTTTTAATATTGTTGATATTAAACCAACAAATATGGAAGAACTTACAGAAG encodes:
- the LOC130453000 gene encoding protein phosphatase PP2A 55 kDa regulatory subunit isoform X1 produces the protein MAAGNGEVQWCFSQVKGTLDDDVTEADIISCVEFNHDGELLATGDKGGRVVIFQRDPVSKTVLPKRGEYNVYSTFQSHEPEFDYLKSLEIEEKINKIRWLRRKNPAHFLLSTNDKTIKLWKVSERDKRVEGYNTKSENGSLVDPTSVSSLRVPIIKPMELMVEASPRRIFANAHTYHINSISVNSDQETYLSADDLRINLWHLEITDQSFNIVDIKPTNMEELTEVITAAEFHPTECNLLVYSSSKGTIRLCDMRAAALCDRHSKLFEEPEDPTNRSFFSEIISSISDVKLSNNGRYMISRDYLSVKVWDLHMETRPIETYPVHEYLRAKLCSLYENDCIFDKFECCWNGNDSAIMTGSYNNFFRMFDRSTKRELTLEASRDVAKPRTVLKLRKVCSQGKRKKDEISVDCLDFNKKILHTAWHPAENIIAVAATNNLFLFQDKY
- the LOC130453000 gene encoding protein phosphatase PP2A 55 kDa regulatory subunit isoform X2, with protein sequence MEGNGEVQWCFSQVKGTLDDDVTEADIISCVEFNHDGELLATGDKGGRVVIFQRDPVSKTVLPKRGEYNVYSTFQSHEPEFDYLKSLEIEEKINKIRWLRRKNPAHFLLSTNDKTIKLWKVSERDKRVEGYNTKSENGSLVDPTSVSSLRVPIIKPMELMVEASPRRIFANAHTYHINSISVNSDQETYLSADDLRINLWHLEITDQSFNIVDIKPTNMEELTEVITAAEFHPTECNLLVYSSSKGTIRLCDMRAAALCDRHSKLFEEPEDPTNRSFFSEIISSISDVKLSNNGRYMISRDYLSVKVWDLHMETRPIETYPVHEYLRAKLCSLYENDCIFDKFECCWNGNDSAIMTGSYNNFFRMFDRSTKRELTLEASRDVAKPRTVLKLRKVCSQGKRKKDEISVDCLDFNKKILHTAWHPAENIIAVAATNNLFLFQDKY